Proteins from a genomic interval of Desulfofustis limnaeus:
- a CDS encoding acyl-CoA dehydrogenase family protein produces MNLDLTEEQRLIQETAREFATAELAPVAGQLDRGGDREIFYTNLRTLAELGFMGLNVRDQYGGAEAGVVAFSLAITELARACASTAVTVSVNNMVCEVIQALGSEEQKQAYIPKICSGEFLTGAFALTEAGAGSDPAGMVSTAVRDGDHWVINGSKLFISSAATAGVFVVWAVTEPKAPKGKGISVFLVDAGSDGLIIGKAEEKMGQHASTTNEVLFHNCRVPDHALMGTVNDGFRTAVTELSGGRIGIGSLGLGLGLAAMDLATRYTLERMQFGKKISEFQAIQWKIADRYTELEAARLLLMQAAFLKEQGRPFAKQTSMAKVFATEAANRACYDALQMLGGYGYTTDYPIERYARDARITTIYEGTSEIQRLIIARSILNEFS; encoded by the coding sequence ATGAACCTCGACCTCACGGAAGAACAGAGATTGATCCAGGAGACGGCCCGGGAGTTTGCCACTGCCGAACTCGCTCCGGTGGCCGGTCAGCTCGATCGGGGTGGTGATCGGGAGATTTTCTATACCAACCTGCGCACGTTGGCCGAGCTTGGTTTCATGGGACTCAATGTCCGGGACCAGTACGGCGGCGCCGAGGCGGGGGTGGTGGCATTCAGCCTGGCCATCACCGAACTGGCCCGAGCCTGCGCCTCCACGGCGGTGACCGTGTCGGTTAACAACATGGTCTGCGAGGTCATCCAGGCGCTCGGCAGCGAGGAACAGAAGCAGGCTTATATTCCGAAGATCTGCAGCGGCGAATTTCTCACCGGGGCATTTGCTCTGACCGAGGCCGGTGCCGGGTCCGATCCGGCGGGGATGGTCTCCACGGCGGTTCGCGACGGTGACCACTGGGTCATCAACGGCAGCAAGCTGTTCATCTCCAGCGCCGCCACTGCCGGGGTCTTCGTGGTCTGGGCGGTAACCGAGCCGAAGGCCCCGAAAGGTAAAGGAATCAGTGTCTTTCTGGTGGATGCCGGCAGCGATGGCCTGATCATCGGCAAGGCCGAGGAAAAAATGGGCCAGCACGCCTCGACCACCAACGAGGTGCTCTTTCACAATTGCCGGGTTCCCGACCATGCCCTGATGGGTACGGTCAACGATGGCTTTCGCACTGCCGTGACCGAACTTTCCGGCGGCCGTATCGGCATTGGTTCGCTCGGTCTCGGCCTCGGCCTGGCGGCCATGGACCTGGCCACCCGCTACACCCTGGAGCGGATGCAGTTCGGCAAGAAGATCAGCGAGTTTCAGGCAATTCAGTGGAAGATCGCCGACCGCTATACGGAGCTGGAGGCGGCCCGCCTGCTGCTTATGCAGGCGGCTTTTCTGAAGGAACAGGGCCGCCCGTTTGCCAAGCAGACCTCGATGGCCAAGGTGTTCGCCACCGAGGCAGCCAACCGGGCCTGTTACGACGCACTGCAGATGCTCGGCGGCTACGGCTATACCACTGATTATCCGATTGAGCGGTACGCCCGGGATGCGCGAATCACCACCATCTATGAGGGAACCAGCGAGATCCAGCGACTGATAATCGCCCGCTCGATCCTCAACGAATTCTCCTGA
- a CDS encoding DUF6125 family protein: MSNDQHSDRAAGQRETAAMIIDLLHRTMVHHVLWFTEVRHQMGQKRALELLHEVFQNSYDIQMKHLAELFGFKMLDTIPEPLLHMEPDQLARFKERVAKNWLVNDGIWFQAIERAEGLNEAKRCNDSCWAHFSPFEASVIKRRLGLPEQAGLDGLKQALGLRVYACINRQSISDESPVSFVFRMDECRVQQARMRKGLADYPCKSAGLVEYSYFARTIDERIRTECIGCPPDDHPPEWFCAWRFILEE; this comes from the coding sequence ATGAGCAACGATCAGCACTCGGACCGCGCTGCCGGGCAGCGGGAAACGGCAGCCATGATCATCGACCTGCTGCACCGCACGATGGTGCATCATGTCCTCTGGTTCACCGAGGTGCGGCACCAGATGGGCCAGAAGCGGGCGTTGGAGCTGCTGCACGAGGTCTTTCAGAACAGCTATGACATTCAGATGAAACACCTGGCCGAGCTGTTCGGTTTCAAGATGCTGGACACCATCCCCGAACCGTTGCTACACATGGAACCGGACCAGTTGGCGCGGTTCAAGGAGCGGGTGGCGAAAAACTGGCTGGTGAACGACGGTATCTGGTTCCAGGCCATCGAGCGAGCCGAGGGGCTCAACGAGGCGAAGCGCTGTAACGATTCATGCTGGGCCCATTTTTCACCGTTCGAGGCCTCGGTCATCAAACGCCGGCTCGGCCTGCCGGAGCAGGCCGGGTTGGACGGCCTCAAGCAGGCCTTGGGGCTGCGGGTGTACGCCTGTATCAACCGGCAGTCGATCAGTGACGAGAGCCCGGTCAGTTTTGTCTTTCGCATGGACGAATGCCGGGTCCAGCAGGCGCGAATGCGCAAGGGGCTGGCCGATTATCCGTGCAAGTCGGCTGGACTGGTGGAATACAGCTATTTTGCCCGGACCATCGACGAACGAATCCGGACCGAGTGTATCGGTTGCCCGCCGGATGACCACCCCCCCGAGTGGTTCTGTGCCTGGCGGTTTATTCTTGAGGAGTGA
- a CDS encoding enoyl-CoA hydratase-related protein has translation MPFNNLICAINDKAAVVTVNRPKALNALNKETLEELLACFAELAVNDDLTGVVLTGAGEKAFVAGADIAAMQHLDALAGREFGRLGQQVMRTIETFAKPVIAAVNGFALGGGCELAMACDIRIASETAKFGQPEVNLGVIPGFGGTQRLPRLVGTGMALELLLTGDMIDAHEACRIGLVNRVVANDHLLPHCLELIGKMARKGPIAIRLCKDAVRGGIELDCESGCRREADLFGLCFASNDQTEGMAAFLAKRQPTFTNN, from the coding sequence ATGCCGTTCAACAACCTGATCTGTGCCATTAACGACAAGGCGGCGGTGGTCACCGTCAACCGGCCCAAGGCCCTCAACGCCCTGAACAAGGAAACGCTGGAGGAACTCCTGGCCTGCTTTGCCGAGTTGGCGGTGAACGATGACCTGACCGGGGTGGTCCTTACCGGTGCCGGCGAGAAGGCCTTTGTGGCCGGCGCCGATATCGCCGCCATGCAGCATCTGGATGCTCTGGCCGGCCGGGAGTTCGGCCGGCTCGGCCAGCAGGTGATGCGGACCATCGAGACCTTTGCCAAACCGGTGATAGCCGCCGTCAACGGTTTTGCCCTGGGGGGCGGCTGCGAGTTGGCCATGGCCTGCGACATCCGCATTGCTTCGGAAACCGCCAAGTTCGGGCAGCCTGAGGTCAACCTGGGGGTCATTCCCGGTTTCGGTGGTACCCAGCGACTGCCCCGCCTGGTCGGAACCGGCATGGCGCTGGAATTACTGCTCACCGGCGACATGATCGATGCCCATGAGGCCTGCCGGATCGGTCTGGTCAATCGGGTGGTGGCCAATGACCACCTGTTGCCCCATTGCCTGGAGTTAATCGGCAAGATGGCCCGCAAGGGGCCGATTGCCATCCGTCTCTGCAAGGATGCGGTGCGCGGTGGCATCGAACTCGATTGCGAAAGCGGCTGCCGCCGGGAAGCCGATCTGTTCGGGCTCTGTTTCGCCAGTAACGACCAGACGGAAGGCATGGCCGCATTTCTCGCCAAACGCCAGCCCACTTTCACCAACAACTAA